From a single Fusobacterium pseudoperiodonticum genomic region:
- a CDS encoding ATP-binding cassette domain-containing protein has translation MSIDNNELDEMDFDLLDILGVTEQKVESITLLPGYNKKGEKEGYEELVIKSGEIVAIVGPTGSGKSRLLADIEWGAQGDTPTKRTVLVNGELMDAKKRFSPSYKLVAQLSQNMNFVMDLTVREFIDLHAESRLVLDRESVIEKIFNQANELAGEKFTIDTPITSLSGGQSRALMISDTAILSTSPIVLIDEIENAGIDRKKALDLLVGNNKIVLMATHDPILALMGDRRIVIKNGGINKVIESTTEEKNILGALTELDDVVQGMRNKLRYGERLELDFEIKKK, from the coding sequence ATGAGTATAGATAACAATGAATTAGATGAGATGGACTTCGACCTTCTTGATATACTTGGAGTTACTGAGCAAAAAGTTGAAAGCATAACGTTACTTCCAGGATATAACAAAAAAGGTGAAAAAGAAGGCTATGAAGAATTAGTAATAAAGTCAGGAGAAATTGTTGCAATAGTAGGACCTACAGGTTCAGGAAAAAGTAGACTACTTGCAGATATAGAATGGGGAGCTCAAGGAGATACTCCAACAAAGAGAACAGTTCTTGTAAATGGAGAACTGATGGACGCTAAAAAAAGATTTTCTCCTAGTTATAAATTAGTTGCACAACTTTCTCAAAATATGAACTTTGTAATGGATTTAACTGTAAGAGAATTCATAGATCTGCATGCTGAAAGTAGATTAGTTTTAGATAGAGAAAGTGTAATAGAAAAAATATTTAATCAAGCTAATGAGCTTGCAGGAGAAAAATTTACTATAGATACTCCAATAACAAGTTTAAGTGGAGGGCAATCAAGAGCATTGATGATATCAGACACTGCAATTTTAAGTACATCACCAATAGTTCTTATAGATGAAATTGAAAATGCAGGTATAGATAGAAAAAAAGCTTTAGACTTACTTGTTGGAAATAATAAGATAGTTTTAATGGCAACACATGATCCTATTCTTGCTCTTATGGGAGATAGAAGAATAGTTATTAAAAATGGTGGAATTAATAAAGTTATTGAGTCTACAACAGAAGAAAAAAATATCTTGGGAGCATTGACAGAGCTTGATGATGTAGTTCAAGGTATGAGAAACAAATTAAGATATGGGGAAAGACTAGAATTAGATTTTGAAATTAAGAAGAAATAG
- a CDS encoding tetratricopeptide repeat protein — translation MDQKFWDKIDSFGQNGEYDKIVREIKKLPADKMDMELINVLGRAYMYLGDLGNALDTYLSFIGKAEEDTLNADIWLYSEAGWTCNEFEDYEQGLKYLLEAEKLGRDDEWLNTEIGQCLGRLERYEEAIKRLEKSLKLIEADEAENGDEKVNEKIFVVSELGYLHAVQGKAEEALKYFYTAKDLGRNDNWIYLHLYHNLKTTKGEEEALKYFEEQAKIEDKNPVLLEALGNIYMLEPANYEKAEKTFQKAFALSGDGQQLFNRGRALAALKKYEEAIEVLLQSRRISEQEGDVTDGEDMELVRCYIGLKDKKNAEKYLELAREGADNVADEFIDEYEEELDRLEDLIDEL, via the coding sequence ATGGATCAAAAATTTTGGGATAAAATTGATAGTTTTGGGCAAAATGGGGAATATGATAAGATTGTAAGAGAAATTAAAAAGCTACCAGCTGATAAGATGGATATGGAATTAATCAATGTTTTAGGTAGAGCCTATATGTATTTAGGAGATTTAGGAAATGCTCTTGACACATATTTATCATTTATAGGAAAAGCTGAAGAAGATACTCTTAATGCAGACATATGGCTTTATTCAGAAGCAGGTTGGACATGTAATGAGTTTGAAGATTATGAACAAGGTTTAAAATATCTATTGGAAGCTGAAAAATTAGGTAGAGATGATGAATGGCTTAACACTGAAATAGGTCAATGTTTAGGAAGACTTGAAAGATATGAAGAAGCTATAAAAAGATTAGAAAAATCATTAAAATTAATTGAAGCAGATGAAGCAGAAAATGGTGATGAAAAAGTTAATGAAAAGATTTTTGTCGTCTCTGAATTAGGATATTTGCATGCTGTACAAGGAAAAGCTGAAGAAGCACTTAAATATTTCTATACAGCAAAAGATTTAGGAAGAAATGACAACTGGATATATCTTCACCTTTATCACAATCTAAAAACTACTAAAGGAGAAGAAGAAGCATTAAAGTATTTTGAAGAACAAGCTAAAATAGAAGATAAAAATCCTGTTCTTCTTGAGGCTTTAGGAAATATCTATATGTTAGAACCAGCGAATTATGAAAAAGCTGAAAAAACTTTCCAAAAAGCTTTTGCTCTTAGTGGAGATGGACAACAACTATTTAATAGAGGTAGAGCATTAGCAGCTCTAAAAAAATATGAAGAAGCAATAGAAGTTCTTTTACAATCAAGAAGAATCTCTGAACAAGAAGGAGATGTAACAGATGGAGAAGATATGGAACTTGTTCGTTGCTATATAGGATTAAAAGATAAGAAAAATGCTGAAAAATATTTAGAACTTGCAAGAGAAGGTGCAGACAATGTTGCTGACGAATTTATAGATGAATATGAAGAGGAATTAGATAGATTAGAAGATTTAATAGATGAACTATAA
- a CDS encoding tetratricopeptide repeat protein has translation MKEKLLEKIEKLHDLEKYQEIIDLIEALPAEQLNTDLIGQLARAYNNVENYEKGLELLKTIEFEEGDSFLWNWRAGYSYFFLEDYTNAEKYFLKAYELDPSDDATCDFLKATYTSLSKLESRNGNSEKAIEYALEAKKYVYDEEGRIEADSFLASRYDRYGKYEEAEEILRNLLAINKEDDWTLSELGYCLSAQGKYEEALEYLLAAEKINKEDVWTYRQIGICYKNLDNKEEALKYYLKAVDLDEEDKYSIADIAWIYDVFGNYEEALKYLERLDELGEENDVWTNIEFGLCLSRLGRYEEAIERINHALEIEDEEKDTGYIYSQLGFCKRKLEEYDEAIEAFKQAKKWGRNDAWINVELGYCYRLKNEMKKALECNLEAEKFDKKDPYIMSDIAWFYDNLDQYKEGLKYVKKAIKLGRNDAWINVEYGACLAGLGKYEEAIEKFEYALSLKDEEKDLAFIYNQLGWCYRLLGDYEKALECYIKSKEEGKNDAWTNVEIAMCYENLNDYEKALEYALIAYDLDRDDIRSLSEVGWIYNCKEKYEDALPFLLRAEELGRDDEWLNTEIGINLGRSGKINEGIERLKKSLTMVDEDNISQKIFINSELAWLYGKLEESQPEEALKYLNAAKELGRDDEWIHSQIGYQLGYNPEKSEEALEHFEKAIELGRDDAWIFEVKGIILLDLKRYEEALESFKKAYDKDNNGWYLYSMGRCLRGLERYEEAIEILLKSRQISLDEEDVVDGEDFELAHCYIGIGDKENAQKYLDSARDAIIERGILNDYFKEKIEEIEKGISSLDILFN, from the coding sequence TTGAAAGAAAAATTATTAGAAAAAATTGAAAAATTACATGATTTAGAAAAATATCAAGAAATAATAGACTTAATAGAAGCTTTACCAGCCGAGCAATTAAATACAGACTTAATAGGGCAACTAGCAAGAGCTTACAATAATGTTGAAAATTATGAAAAAGGTTTAGAGCTATTAAAAACTATAGAATTTGAAGAAGGAGACAGTTTTCTTTGGAATTGGAGAGCTGGATACTCTTATTTTTTCTTAGAGGACTATACTAATGCAGAAAAATATTTTTTGAAAGCATATGAATTAGATCCTAGTGACGATGCTACTTGTGATTTTTTAAAAGCAACATATACAAGTTTATCAAAACTTGAAAGTAGAAATGGAAATTCAGAAAAAGCTATAGAATATGCTCTTGAAGCTAAAAAATATGTCTATGATGAAGAGGGAAGAATAGAAGCAGATTCATTTCTAGCATCAAGATATGATAGATATGGAAAATATGAAGAGGCTGAAGAGATACTTAGAAATCTATTAGCTATAAATAAAGAAGATGACTGGACACTTTCTGAGTTAGGTTATTGCTTGTCAGCACAAGGAAAATATGAAGAAGCATTAGAATATCTTTTAGCTGCAGAAAAAATAAATAAAGAAGATGTTTGGACTTATAGACAAATAGGAATATGCTATAAGAATTTAGATAACAAAGAAGAAGCTTTAAAATATTATTTAAAAGCCGTTGACCTAGATGAAGAAGATAAGTATTCTATAGCAGACATAGCTTGGATTTATGATGTTTTTGGAAACTATGAAGAAGCATTGAAATATCTAGAAAGACTAGATGAGCTTGGTGAAGAAAATGATGTTTGGACAAATATAGAATTTGGATTATGTCTATCAAGACTTGGGAGATATGAAGAGGCTATCGAAAGGATAAATCATGCTTTAGAAATAGAAGATGAAGAAAAAGACACAGGATATATCTATAGCCAACTAGGATTTTGTAAAAGAAAATTAGAAGAATATGATGAAGCTATAGAAGCTTTCAAGCAAGCTAAAAAATGGGGGAGAAATGATGCTTGGATAAATGTAGAGTTAGGATACTGCTATAGACTAAAAAATGAAATGAAAAAGGCATTAGAATGCAATTTAGAAGCTGAAAAATTCGATAAAAAAGATCCTTATATTATGTCAGATATAGCTTGGTTCTATGATAACTTAGACCAATATAAAGAAGGTTTAAAATATGTAAAAAAAGCAATAAAACTTGGAAGAAATGATGCCTGGATAAATGTAGAATATGGAGCTTGCTTAGCAGGTTTAGGAAAATATGAAGAAGCCATTGAAAAGTTTGAATATGCTTTGAGTTTAAAAGATGAAGAAAAAGACTTAGCTTTTATCTATAATCAACTTGGTTGGTGCTATCGTCTATTAGGAGATTATGAAAAAGCCCTTGAATGTTATATTAAATCTAAAGAAGAAGGAAAAAATGATGCTTGGACAAATGTTGAAATAGCAATGTGCTATGAAAATTTAAATGACTATGAAAAAGCCCTTGAATATGCATTAATAGCTTATGATTTAGATAGAGATGATATACGTTCATTATCAGAAGTCGGTTGGATTTATAATTGTAAAGAGAAGTATGAAGATGCACTTCCATTCTTATTGAGAGCTGAAGAATTAGGAAGAGATGACGAGTGGCTTAATACTGAAATAGGTATAAACTTAGGTAGAAGTGGAAAGATTAATGAAGGAATTGAAAGATTGAAAAAATCTTTGACTATGGTTGATGAAGATAATATTAGCCAAAAAATTTTTATAAATTCTGAATTAGCTTGGCTTTATGGAAAATTAGAAGAATCTCAACCAGAAGAAGCACTTAAGTATCTGAATGCAGCAAAAGAACTAGGAAGAGATGATGAGTGGATACATTCACAAATTGGATATCAATTAGGTTATAATCCTGAAAAATCTGAAGAAGCCTTGGAACATTTTGAAAAAGCTATAGAATTAGGAAGAGATGATGCTTGGATTTTTGAAGTGAAAGGAATAATATTACTAGATTTAAAAAGATATGAAGAAGCCTTAGAATCATTCAAAAAAGCTTATGACAAAGATAATAATGGTTGGTACCTATATTCTATGGGTAGATGCTTAAGAGGCTTAGAAAGATATGAAGAAGCTATAGAAATTCTTTTAAAATCAAGACAGATATCATTAGATGAAGAAGATGTAGTAGATGGAGAAGATTTTGAACTTGCACATTGCTATATTGGAATAGGTGACAAAGAGAATGCACAAAAATATTTAGATTCAGCAAGAGATGCTATTATTGAACGTGGAATTCTAAATGACTATTTTAAAGAAAAAATTGAAGAAATAGAAAAAGGAATATCTTCTTTAGATATACTTTTCAATTAA
- a CDS encoding ABC transporter substrate-binding protein codes for MYISKSMSIKSIVEKYPETIPVFTNIGFKGLDNPAVLQKLEEQGITLEKAMMIKKEDVDAFIPMLQQAIASVEREDEGVKEASLMGLLPCPVRIPLLEGFEKYLADNKDIKVKYELKAAYSGLGWIKDEVIDKNDIDKLADMFISAGFDLFFDKDLMGKFKEQGIFKDMTGIEKYNTDFDNENIHLKDPHGDYSMIGVVPAIFIVNKAALNGREVPRSWADLLKPEFAKSVSLPIADFDLFNSILIHIYKLYGFEGVRSLGHSLLSNLHPAQMVEAKEPVVTIMPYFFSKMVPEKGPKEVIWPKEGAIISPIFMLTKASKAKELEKVIKFMSGKAVGDTLANQGLFPSVHPEVKNPVNGRPMLWVGWDFIYSNDMGELIKKCEETFKEGAAE; via the coding sequence ATGTATATTAGTAAATCAATGTCAATAAAATCAATAGTGGAAAAATATCCAGAAACAATTCCTGTTTTTACAAATATTGGATTTAAAGGATTAGATAATCCTGCAGTTTTACAAAAGTTAGAAGAACAAGGAATCACTTTGGAAAAAGCAATGATGATTAAAAAAGAAGATGTAGATGCTTTTATCCCAATGTTACAACAAGCAATAGCTTCTGTTGAAAGAGAAGATGAAGGAGTTAAAGAAGCGTCACTTATGGGACTTTTACCTTGTCCAGTTAGAATTCCTTTATTAGAAGGTTTTGAAAAATATTTAGCAGATAACAAAGATATAAAAGTTAAATATGAATTGAAAGCAGCTTACTCAGGACTTGGTTGGATAAAAGATGAAGTAATAGATAAAAATGATATAGACAAATTAGCAGATATGTTTATTTCAGCTGGTTTTGACTTATTCTTTGATAAAGATTTAATGGGTAAATTCAAAGAACAAGGTATATTTAAAGATATGACAGGTATTGAAAAATACAATACAGATTTCGATAATGAAAATATTCACTTAAAAGATCCTCATGGAGATTACTCTATGATAGGAGTTGTACCAGCTATATTCATAGTTAATAAGGCAGCTCTAAATGGTAGAGAAGTTCCTAGATCTTGGGCAGATTTATTGAAACCTGAATTTGCAAAATCTGTTTCATTACCTATAGCAGACTTTGACTTATTCAATTCAATCTTAATTCATATCTATAAATTATATGGTTTTGAAGGTGTAAGAAGTTTAGGACATTCTTTACTTTCTAATTTACACCCTGCACAAATGGTTGAAGCAAAAGAGCCTGTTGTAACAATAATGCCTTACTTCTTCTCTAAAATGGTACCAGAAAAAGGACCAAAAGAAGTTATATGGCCAAAAGAAGGAGCAATTATATCTCCAATATTTATGTTGACTAAGGCTTCAAAGGCAAAAGAATTAGAAAAAGTTATTAAATTTATGAGTGGAAAAGCAGTTGGAGATACTCTAGCTAATCAAGGATTATTCCCAAGTGTACACCCAGAAGTAAAAAATCCTGTAAATGGTAGACCTATGCTTTGGGTTGGTTGGGACTTTATCTATTCAAATGATATGGGAGAATTAATTAAAAAATGTGAAGAAACATTTAAGGAAGGAGCAGCTGAATAA
- a CDS encoding tetratricopeptide repeat protein — protein MKETLLEEIERLHDLEKYQEIIDLIEALPAERLNTELIGKLASAYNNIENYEKALEILKTIEFEEGNSFQWNRRAGYSYFFLEDFVNAEKCFLKAYKLDPNDEDTYYFLIGIYTSLSRIEDENSNSEKAIEYALEAKKYAFNEETELRTNSFLAWMYDRHMEYTKAEEIIRNILGRNKDDAWACAELGYCLAGQERYEEALEYFFMAEKLDKKEIWIYKKMVTCYKHLNKKEEALKYCFKVLELDAEDRDILTDLAWLYDTTARYEEGLKYLERLEKLGQDDAWTNTEFGYCLSKLGRYEEAIERLNRALEADDDEDKDVAFIYARLGWCKRKLNMYEEAIEDFNQAKKWGGNLAIINTEIGHCYKAKDEHKNALKFYLEAEKFDKKDFNIMSEIAWHYGALEEPEKAINYIKKAMRLGRNDVWINVQYGSCLADLEKYEEAIEKFEYALSLDEETEETELEFVYGQLGWCNRHLGNFEKALEYFMLSKEKGRNDVWINFEMALCYENLEEYEKALECALIAYELDKDAVHVLSELGVIYSCMEKYEDALPFLLRAEELDRDDEWINTEIGINLGRSGKIDEALERLKKSLTMVGEDDIDRRIMINSEIAWFYGKLEEVEPEEVLKYLNVARALGRDDEWIHSEMGYQLGYNPETRKEALEHFERAMELGRDDAWIFEVTGTVLLNFDRYEEALDYFRKAYAKDEDGWYLYSMGECLRKLGRYEEAIEVLLESRQISIDEDDVVDGEDLELAHSYLGIGDKDNAQKYLNSARASLIEQGTLNDEIKEEIEKIEKGILSLDN, from the coding sequence TTGAAAGAAACATTATTAGAAGAAATTGAAAGATTACATGACTTAGAAAAATATCAAGAAATAATAGACTTAATAGAAGCTTTGCCAGCAGAAAGATTAAATACAGAATTAATAGGGAAATTAGCTAGTGCTTACAACAATATAGAAAATTATGAAAAAGCTTTAGAGATATTAAAAACTATAGAATTTGAGGAAGGAAATAGTTTTCAATGGAATCGCAGAGCAGGCTATTCTTATTTTTTCTTAGAAGATTTTGTCAATGCAGAAAAATGTTTCTTAAAAGCATATAAATTAGATCCTAATGACGAAGATACCTATTATTTTCTAATAGGAATATATACAAGCTTATCAAGAATTGAAGATGAAAATAGTAATTCTGAAAAAGCTATAGAATATGCTCTTGAAGCTAAAAAATATGCTTTCAATGAAGAAACTGAACTGAGAACCAATTCATTTCTAGCTTGGATGTATGATAGACATATGGAATACACAAAGGCTGAAGAAATAATTAGAAATATTTTAGGTAGAAATAAAGATGATGCATGGGCATGTGCTGAGTTAGGCTATTGTCTAGCTGGACAAGAAAGATATGAAGAAGCATTAGAATATTTTTTTATGGCTGAAAAATTAGATAAAAAAGAAATTTGGATCTATAAAAAAATGGTAACATGTTATAAGCATTTGAATAAAAAAGAAGAGGCTTTAAAATATTGTTTTAAAGTACTTGAACTAGATGCAGAAGATAGAGATATACTTACTGATCTAGCTTGGCTCTATGATACTACAGCTAGATATGAAGAAGGATTAAAATATTTAGAAAGACTTGAAAAACTTGGTCAAGATGATGCTTGGACAAATACTGAGTTTGGGTACTGTCTATCAAAACTTGGAAGATATGAAGAGGCAATTGAAAGATTAAATCGTGCTTTAGAAGCAGATGATGATGAGGATAAAGATGTAGCATTTATCTATGCTCGGCTTGGTTGGTGTAAAAGAAAGCTAAATATGTATGAGGAAGCTATAGAAGATTTCAATCAAGCTAAAAAATGGGGTGGAAATCTTGCTATAATAAACACTGAAATAGGACATTGTTACAAAGCAAAAGATGAACACAAAAATGCATTGAAATTCTATTTGGAAGCTGAAAAATTTGACAAAAAAGATTTTAATATTATGTCAGAAATAGCTTGGCACTATGGAGCTTTAGAAGAACCTGAAAAAGCTATAAACTACATAAAAAAAGCAATGAGACTTGGAAGAAATGATGTTTGGATAAATGTACAATATGGTTCTTGCTTAGCAGACTTAGAAAAGTATGAAGAAGCTATTGAGAAGTTTGAATATGCCTTAAGTTTAGATGAAGAAACAGAAGAAACAGAATTAGAATTTGTCTATGGGCAACTTGGTTGGTGTAATCGTCACTTAGGGAACTTTGAAAAAGCTCTTGAATACTTTATGTTATCTAAAGAAAAAGGAAGAAATGATGTTTGGATAAATTTTGAAATGGCACTTTGTTATGAGAATTTAGAAGAATATGAAAAAGCCCTTGAATGTGCATTAATAGCTTATGAATTGGATAAAGATGCTGTACATGTATTATCAGAACTTGGTGTTATCTATAGTTGTATGGAAAAATATGAAGATGCACTTCCATTTTTATTGAGAGCTGAAGAATTAGATAGAGATGATGAGTGGATTAATACAGAAATAGGTATAAATTTAGGTAGAAGTGGAAAGATTGATGAAGCCCTTGAAAGATTAAAGAAATCTTTGACTATGGTCGGAGAAGATGACATTGATAGAAGAATTATGATAAATTCTGAAATAGCTTGGTTTTATGGAAAATTAGAAGAAGTAGAACCAGAAGAAGTTCTTAAATATCTAAATGTAGCAAGAGCTCTAGGAAGAGATGATGAATGGATACATTCAGAAATGGGTTATCAACTAGGCTACAATCCTGAAACAAGAAAAGAAGCACTAGAACATTTTGAAAGAGCTATGGAATTAGGAAGAGATGATGCTTGGATTTTTGAAGTGACAGGAACTGTATTGCTTAACTTTGATAGATATGAAGAAGCACTAGACTATTTTAGAAAAGCATATGCTAAAGATGAAGATGGTTGGTATCTATATTCTATGGGTGAATGCTTAAGAAAACTAGGAAGATATGAAGAAGCTATAGAAGTTCTTTTAGAATCAAGACAGATATCAATAGATGAAGATGATGTTGTAGATGGAGAAGATTTAGAGCTAGCTCATAGTTATCTTGGAATTGGTGACAAAGATAATGCTCAAAAATATCTGAATTCTGCTAGAGCTTCTCTTATTGAACAAGGAACTTTAAATGATGAGATAAAAGAAGAAATTGAAAAAATAGAAAAAGGAATACTTTCTCTAGATAATTAA
- a CDS encoding GTP-binding protein — translation MKLITVSGPPSSGKTSLIIKTIESLKAQNIKVGIVKFDCLYTDDDVLYEKAGILVKKGLSGSVCPDHFFASNIEEVVQWGQANGVDLLITESAGLCNRCSPYLKDIKAVCVIDNLSGINTPKKIGPMLKLADIVVITKGDIVSQAEREVFASRVQTVNPKAAIIHINGLTGQGTYEFGSLIMDKNEEIDTVLERKLRFPLPSAVCSYCLGETRIGNEYQLGNIRKINFEE, via the coding sequence ATGAAACTTATAACAGTATCAGGACCACCTTCATCTGGAAAGACTTCACTTATTATCAAAACAATAGAAAGTTTAAAGGCACAAAATATTAAAGTTGGTATAGTAAAGTTTGACTGTCTTTACACAGATGATGATGTTTTATATGAAAAAGCAGGAATACTTGTAAAAAAAGGATTATCAGGGTCAGTTTGTCCAGACCACTTTTTTGCAAGTAATATAGAAGAAGTTGTGCAATGGGGACAAGCTAATGGTGTGGACTTATTAATCACAGAAAGTGCTGGACTATGTAATAGATGTTCACCTTATTTAAAAGATATTAAAGCAGTATGTGTAATAGATAACCTAAGTGGAATAAACACTCCTAAAAAAATAGGACCTATGCTTAAATTAGCAGATATAGTTGTTATTACAAAGGGAGATATAGTTTCTCAAGCAGAAAGAGAAGTTTTTGCTTCAAGAGTACAAACAGTAAACCCTAAGGCAGCTATTATCCATATAAATGGTTTAACAGGACAAGGAACTTATGAATTTGGTTCTTTAATAATGGATAAAAATGAAGAAATAGATACAGTGTTGGAAAGAAAATTAAGATTCCCATTACCTTCAGCAGTATGTTCATATTGCTTAGGGGAAACTAGAATAGGAAATGAATACCAACTTGGAAATATCAGAAAAATAAATTTCGAGGAATAA
- a CDS encoding RidA family protein — translation MKRVINTTNAPAALGPYSQAIEANGVLYVSGQIPFVPATMTLVSEDVEEQTKQSLENIGAILKEAGYDFKDVVSATVYIKDMNDFTKINGVYDKYLGEVKPARACVEVARLPKDVKVEIGVIAVK, via the coding sequence ATGAAAAGAGTTATTAACACAACAAATGCACCAGCTGCACTAGGGCCTTATTCTCAAGCTATTGAAGCAAACGGAGTTTTATATGTTTCAGGACAAATTCCTTTTGTTCCAGCTACAATGACATTAGTTTCTGAAGATGTTGAAGAACAAACAAAACAATCTTTAGAAAATATAGGAGCTATCTTAAAAGAAGCTGGATATGATTTTAAAGATGTTGTTAGTGCAACAGTTTATATCAAAGATATGAATGATTTCACTAAAATAAATGGAGTTTATGACAAATATTTAGGTGAAGTTAAACCTGCAAGAGCTTGTGTTGAAGTTGCTAGATTACCAAAAGATGTAAAAGTTGAAATTGGAGTTATAGCTGTTAAATAG